In Sulfuritortus calidifontis, the sequence CTGTTCGACGAAAGCGGCCTGGTGCTGGTGGCGCGCGATGCCGGACTGGCCGAGCTGTTGCGGGCCAAGCAGTGGAAGGCGGCCTTCTGGCAGCAACGGGAGCGATGGAATGAGGCGCGGTTTTATGTGATCGGCCACGCCGTATTAGAGAAAGCCCTGGCACCCTACCCCGGCATGACCGGCAAGTGCCTGTTCCTGCAAATGGCTGAACTGCCCGAGGCCGGCCCGCCGCCGGCCTGGCTGGATGCCGCCATCGCCCGGGCCTGGCTGGACGGCGCGGTGCAGAAGCCGGCCGACCTCTTCGTCATGCCGGTGCTGGGCGTGCCGGGCTTCGATGCGGCGAACCACGCGGCCGGCTATTACGACAACACCGAGGTGTTCCGGCCGCCGCGAACGAGCGGAAGACGATAAATAGACCACCCGGATTCCGGCGCCCAGACCGGAATGACGCAGCCCGTCAACGGCCGCGCATCGCCGCCTTCTTCTGCACCAGTCGCCCATCACGATAGTCCTGCATGGCCTGTTCGATCTCCTCGCGCGTGTTCAACACGAAGGGGCCGTATTGCACGATGGGCTCCTTGAGCGGCTGGCCGGCGACCAGGATGAAACGGGCACCGGCGCCGCCTGCGGCCAGTTCGACGCCATCCCCCGGGCCGAGCACGGCCAGACGGTGCGGCGGCAGGACGTTGCCGTCGAGCATGGCGCTGCCTTCGAAGACAAAGACGAAGGCGGTGGCGGCCGGGTCGAGTGGCTGGACGAAACGGTGGCCGGCATCGAGGCCGACGTCGAGGTACAGCACCCGGGTGTGCGGGTCGTCGATCGGGCCGCGCCGGCCGCCGTATTCGCCGGCCAGCACGTGCACCCGCACGCCCTCGCCGCTCAGCTCGGGGATGGCCTCGGGCGAGAACTCCTGATAGGCGGGGTCGCTCATCTTTTCGCTGGCGGGCAGGTTCACCCACAGCTGGAAGCCGCGCATCAGGCCGTTGCTCTGCTGCGGCATTTCGGAATGAATGACGCCGCTGGCCGCCTTCATCCATTGCGCCCCGCCGGCACGCAGATCGCCGCGGTTGCCCATGCTGTCCTGGTGCAGCAGATGGCCGTCGAGCATGTAGGTCAGGGTGACGAAGCCGCGGTGCGGATGAGCGGGGAAGCCGGCGCTGTAGTCGTCGGGGTCGTCGCTGGAGAAGTGGTCCAGCATCAGGAAAGGGTCGAGGTGGCGCCGCGCCGGGGTGCCGATGGTGCGGTGCACGGTGACGCCCGCCCCCTCTGACACCGCCTGGGCCTGGACGAACTGGGCGACCCTGCGCGGCGTCATCGCCAACCTCAAGGCGCCCGGCCTTCCAGCCAGTCGAGGGCGATGCCCGGCTCGTCGAACACTCGGATGTCGGCGTCGGTGAACAGGCTGTTGAGCCAGGCGATCCAGACCATCCATTCGTCACCGGTGACCACGGCGATCTTGCGGAAATCATAGCGGTGCTTGAGCGAGAAGCGGATCTCCTCCCAGGCCACATCGAGGGTGTAGCTCACCATGTCGCGCAGGTCGAGCAGCAGATAGACGCCGCCCTGAAACTCGATGTTGTGCAGCACCTGCTGCTCGAAGTCCTGGTAGTCGGCCAGGGTGAATTCACCCATGACCGAGACGCTGACCAGGTTGTTCTTGGTATTGATGGCGATCATGTCGTTTTCCTTTTTTCATTCAGCCACACCGCCCACAGCCCCGCGCCCA encodes:
- a CDS encoding DUF3025 domain-containing protein, giving the protein MNAPAWTPAFDTLPLCGSVAHWAGRFRSERDWPSAARLNALAEVQDLRNAAGRTVRFAEQTAACGQIDYEQQILDSGQVPTRIANAHDFFNALIWLTFPQAKAALNAVQCRELASAPKGQRSPASNAATLFDESGLVLVARDAGLAELLRAKQWKAAFWQQRERWNEARFYVIGHAVLEKALAPYPGMTGKCLFLQMAELPEAGPPPAWLDAAIARAWLDGAVQKPADLFVMPVLGVPGFDAANHAAGYYDNTEVFRPPRTSGRR
- a CDS encoding pirin family protein, producing the protein MTPRRVAQFVQAQAVSEGAGVTVHRTIGTPARRHLDPFLMLDHFSSDDPDDYSAGFPAHPHRGFVTLTYMLDGHLLHQDSMGNRGDLRAGGAQWMKAASGVIHSEMPQQSNGLMRGFQLWVNLPASEKMSDPAYQEFSPEAIPELSGEGVRVHVLAGEYGGRRGPIDDPHTRVLYLDVGLDAGHRFVQPLDPAATAFVFVFEGSAMLDGNVLPPHRLAVLGPGDGVELAAGGAGARFILVAGQPLKEPIVQYGPFVLNTREEIEQAMQDYRDGRLVQKKAAMRGR
- a CDS encoding STAS/SEC14 domain-containing protein, with translation MIAINTKNNLVSVSVMGEFTLADYQDFEQQVLHNIEFQGGVYLLLDLRDMVSYTLDVAWEEIRFSLKHRYDFRKIAVVTGDEWMVWIAWLNSLFTDADIRVFDEPGIALDWLEGRAP